The nucleotide sequence CTTCTTTAAACACAGCtttgtgaaaaaagaaaggggaaggggtGGAAATAATTGTATTGTGGCAAGGAACTGGAAGCAACTGTGTTGCAATTACTCAGTCACGAACAATGTAAAGAACACTTATTCTGTCTGCTCACAGCATACAACACTTCTAGTGACTCTAACAAACTTGCATAACTCAGGGTATGTGTGTAACTGTCCATCTGGAGTCATAATTCTAAAATAAGTGTGTTAACATTTATCTTGATTATCTTCAAGTTCAAAAAAAGGGAAGTACTCACACAGTAATGACTGAAAACATAAGGGGAACATTATCTTCTGTGGGGAAAATGCATGGTTTGTTTTGCATGCATTTGAAATGGATTCTGCAGAAGTCACTAGCAAGTAAGGATGTACTAAATAGTAGGAAAGTCTCTCACACTGTTTAGTTTTTGAGTCCAAACTATTTAGGTAGAAAAGTATAAGCTTTTCTGTAAGCTGAAATAGTTGATGGTGTATAGAGAATTACCCAGATATGTTCTGAAGTGGAAGAAATTCATAAGCATTTGTAGCAGTTCCCCTTTTACCAGCCAGTGTAGCATGATCTGATCAAGAGCTTGTTGACAGGAGTGGTGCAAATAGATGGCAGAGGAATGGAGCAGTAGTATAAACAGGCTGGTGCATTTTGGTGTATGCTTCTGGGATTCGGTGAAACATGGTATgctttttcttggggttttgttttttttttttttagttgttgccTTAGGCATGCAGGATATACTGGGACAAGACCACCTTTTTTGCATAGGTTTTCTGTGAGAGTGAAGTGCTTAACTAGACTGTATCGCATTATTTGTTACAGGATGCCATGGCTTTTAACAAGTTCAATGTTCTCCACTGGCATATAGTCGATGATCAGTCATTCCCTTACCAGAGTATTTATTTCCCTGAGTTAAGTGACAAGGTGAGTAAACATCATTGGAGCAGGGTGGGAGGGCAGAAATCTGGCACatattacatgaaaataaaatgagagcTTACCAATGGTTGAGTACATCTGCCTTGGCTGATCATGAAATAGTACTAGAGGACCAGTAACCAGCAAGTCCACATTTAGGACCCTACCTGAGTGTCTGTGTGGACCATGTTCAAGTCTTCCTTGGCGGGTGCTTGGTAAATGACCTTCCTAACTCTTCTGTGCATATTTGCTCGTGACAGTGATCCTCAGTGTCTGCAGGCCTTCAAGTAGTAACGGTGTGCAAATAACTTGTTGTGGTGAACACTGCTTGGAtttctgttggtttgtttgtttaactggtAGACTTCGTGCCACTCAAACAAATATAAGAGTTTCCTGTCACCTCTAGGTTTGGAATCACTGCAGTAGTACTTTTGCCTTGTCTGAGATCTAGTTAACTTCACAAAACACAGTACGTCTATAAGAGGTCCAAAAGTGAGAGgatgttttctaaaagaaatacagtgcaAAGTATCTCTTTATTTCCTGATTCACAGCAGATTTTGCTAATGAATGAAAGCCATCATGAGGTTCTTGCTCAGTCGTGGTACAGTAGTAGCCAAATCAAGCATGAATAATTAAGTAGACTGAGCCTAAGCACTAGATTTgtgattctgttttaaaatgcttgCTAGAATCTGACCCTCATGAAAATTATGTAGGCAGTGCTTGAGCAGATGCCATGAAGACTTTTGTAATTCAAACACTGTAGATGTTGGATGGTGTagtcagattatttttcttagtaATGACTGTGGAGTTCTGTCCTATTCCACACTGACAGCTGGAGAGAGGGAGATGGCCTTTGTCTCAATAGCCTTCTTTTTGAAAGGCTTCTTGTTTACCATTATCTTTTTTGAGTAACTCAGCTGTGGAAACCGTTTCCAGATAAATGGAAGCTTAAGGTGCTATTAATCATGAGGAGTCATGATGCTTTTCTTATGTAGTTAGGCTCTTTGGCAAGCATCTGTTCCACCAAACTGTAGCAGTCTGGGTCATTTGTCACATTTGTTGACTTTGTGAGAATGGAATAATGCTCAAATTCAGCGTCACAAAAACATGCCCTGATGCTAAATTGGGCATTGTATCGAAACTGACAAGCAGAGGTGTTGGAAGAAGATGTCATTCTTCCTGACTTAGCAGAATTTTTCCATTGGCCTTGCATGTCATGTAACAAGGGCCCTATGTTTCAGAACTAATGATGCAGAGGTGGAGGGGAAAACTAACTTGCCTCTGtacagaagaactgaaaaatgtatctttcaaaAATCTGATGGAATAGAAACtagcttttctgctttcttcagtaaCTGTGAGCTAAGGAGGAAAGGACAGCTTGATCAGGAGGTTTGGCTTAGTGTGGAAAAAGGGGTTAATTTTTGTGggctttctgttgttttggtttttttttttcccccactagtCAACTGAAAAGTTCTGTCAGTGCAGTTACACATGTGATAAACCAGAAAAGGCCAACTTGTAAAACTGCTCACCAGTCTAAACTGTAACACTTTAATCCCAATTTTGTAAGCTGCTGGTATAATGTTTTGTAAACTGTCTCTAAATGTGAATACTTTACAGGGAGCGTACTCCTATAACCACATCTATACTCCTACTGATGTCCATCTGGTGATTGAGTATGCCCGCTTAAGAGGCATTAGAGTTGTCCCAGAGTTTGATACCCCAGGACACACCCAGTCTTGGGGAAAAGGTATGTCCAAGAAAGTATTAATGGTTAAAAGACTGTGGTAAGTAGGGTGTAGCAAGCAAATGAACTTGTTAAAAATCAGCCTTTAAAGTGCTTTGATAAGAGGTAAGCAAGGGGGAGACTTGGTGATGGTCATGACTGTTACTTTTTACAAGAGCTAAAGTGGAGAAAGCTGACACTTCCTGTGCTGGATGTGTGTGCGAAGGCACAGATATATTCTGTCTGCCTTAAACTTCATGTTCTTGTTATTCTGCtccctccccccactcccccccatcCAGTACTCTTGAGTTTAGAGTAATACGGTAGTGGCTAGAAATCATGAGTTGCTACCTCTAGAGTAGAGATTTCTGCTTTGGGAAGGTTCTTTCAAAGTGGTTGATGTTTCTATTAGTAAAGTGATAATCTGCCCATGTACAAAACACAGCAAAGTTGGATGCTTCTTCACTCTTTATCTTCTGGGTTTCAGAGTAATAATTCTCTTGATAGAGGATGCTTGAATCCTGAGAGTGGTGGTGTTTACGTGTACTCAAGGGCCAGGGAACCTTGTGCCTTAATTCAAGATGCACTGACTGTGATTTCACTGCAATTAACATAAAATGGTTTTGGCCAAACTGGAAGTAGTGAAGATTTTTCTAGTGCTTCATAACTTGAGCATTAGCCATGGGGTGAGTGTGGTGCTCATCCTCTGGGGATGTGGCCATAATATTGGAAGATACCTTAGGCTCTTTCTCACTAATTtaaaatgaggaggaaaggaacaAGGCAAAAACTAAATTTGCTAAACACTCTTTCTGAATCCTTCATCTCATGTGGTCTTTGCTGTTACGGAGCACTAATAAAAGCCAGTGGCTTACCTGGTGATATGTGTGGTGGTCTACATTCATATTAAGAGCAAGGTTCAGCTCCCTTGCCTAAAATCAGTTGTTCCTGATAGCTTCTTGTATAatagtctttttttaatgtgatgcaTAGCAGCCAGTCCTGGCTTTGCCTATGAACCTGGGTAGCTATGCTTTGTTTGCATTCAAATTCAAGATATTGGAGAGAAGTCTTAAGGCGTGTGAGGAGGGTAGTTGAAGCAATCTACCACTAGAGCCCTGTTTGGGGGAAATGTGCTTGGAGTAGGAAGCACACAGCcaggaagatgctgctgctgcaaccaCAGTTTACCAAATAAACTGGACTTAGGAATCTCCAGCCTACGTatatctttttcctgttttgttattCTGGCTCATGTTGTTTCAGATATCTTGACTCAAGAACCAGTGCTCAGTTTTGACGTCTGTCTAGCCTTCCTTTCTTGTGTAGAGGTAAATTCCTAGCAGACTCAGGTAGGACCTCTACCTTGAGCCATGTACCTCCCACCTACTTAGGTGTTAACAAAGCAGAGTAATAAAAAGAGGCCTCTGGAGCACACTCATTATATTTGGCTTCCTTCTAATTGGCTTCCTTTCTAAAtccattaaattttttttttattcaagtagTCATCCAGAAGCTGTTTTCCAGGTATAGTGACATGTTCCATAAATTAGTGTGTATTAAATCACAGATCTAAAAGTCAGGGTCCTGATTTCGAGTTAGGGGGTTCTTCAACCTTGGGCAAGTTGATTAATGTCATCCTGCCTCTATTTGATTATACTTAGAATAGATGAGCACTTAAGTAATTAATATTAACCTTTTTAATACGGGTAACTGCCCACGTGGAACTGAATGTCCTCTATTAATGTTTCTATTAGGTCAAAAAGATCTTCTTACCCCCTGTTATAATGGAGAACAGCCATCTGGGTCCTTTGGACCTGTAAATCCTATTTTGAATACAACTTATGACTTCATGACTAAATTCTTCAAAGAGATCAGCAGTGTATTTCCAGACGCATACATTCATTTGGGAGGAGATGAAGTGAACTTCGATTGTTGGTATGGTGACAGTTCAAAGAATAAATATCTAGTGCCTCTTAAACTTGCCTAAATCCATCAATTATGGAACTCAGTTGTGTGAGACAGTTTTCAGTGCCTAACCCAAAGATCTCCACTCCTACTTCTATAACTATTTACAGGCAGAGCATTTGTGATCCTCAACAAGTGAGTGATGTGCAGAATTTTGCTTTGACTAGTAGTTTTACAAATGTTCAGGTACTCTAAAGGATTTCTTCACGAAAATTAACATGGCAGGAAAGAGAACTAGTAAGGTAGAAAAGTACCAAGATAATTAACATTTGCATGctttttgttaaaggaaaagcaGCTCTTTCCATTGAGTTCTGCCTTCCAGAAAGTCTGCTAACATTAAGTATTACAGTACTGAGTCTTGTATTAAAAGTATGGCATGTATTAATAGAGTTCTTAAATTGGTTGTGGATTTTGAATATTTTGGAGTCTGTCTGCTGGAGTAACTAATAATACAGAGTTTGGAGCAGATCTAATTGCATGAGTATTCAAATTGATCTAGTTAGTATTTGTGCGTTCTCTTGAAACATCAAATCTGAATGCTCAGgacttgctttaatttttaaaaaggaagaagatttCTGGCAAATGCTTTATCACAAAAGTGTTGGTTTGCTTTTGGGGTATTTTCCCAAATTCTTGATTTCACTCCCACAGATCCCCTGGTATTATGGCTGCTCAGTTTCCAGACCTTCTGGCAACCTTCCCACAACGTCACAGAGAAGCCAGGAACGCTAGAGCTCTTAGGAGCTTGAGGCAGAGACTGCTTCAGAACAGGGACTCCAGTAGTTCTAGCAGAGGATCAGGATGAAACTGTTTCAGAATACCTAGATCTTGTtagcttgctgcttctgctctgttgTGCATGCCAGGCTATGGCGTGCTAAGGCATCAGCTAGCGTACTGTGCATAGGTGGAAACGGTTGGGAAATCTGgtttaaaccaaaaccaaattattctttctttttttttttctacttgttttgttattatttaagGAAATCTAACCCTGAAGTGAAAGAATTCATGAAGCAGCAAGGATTTGGCATTGACTATGCTAAACTGGAATCTTACTATATTCAGAAgtatgttgtttttttaattcttgctcAGCTTTTCACTGCCGCTATCTGAGGGGGGTGTTGAGGTGAAGATACTGAAGCTGATTTATGTTAGCCTGTGCGTTTTCAAAAATTGCTGTGTATTGGGGACTGCCcactttcttttatttccataCATAGAATGTAAAGTTCACAGCTTTAAAATGTGGGACACAACAAAGATATGTAGGCTAGTTCTATGCACACTCTGAATGTATTGGCTATCTTAAATTAGGTATCTGCTGTAATGTCAGCACACAGAGTGGGGAGGAAAAGTCCTAAGGTTTTTGCAGCCATTTATTTCTCTCAAATACCATGGATTTAGACACGTGTGTGAGTTGCTAGTAGTTCTGAACATCAGTTTCTGTTACTACACATGCATATCCTTATACATGGGAGAACATGTTCTTTGAGGCAGAGCACTGAaggccaaaaccagaaaaacctgGTTTTTCTTGGTCCCCTATGCAGCGCTGGGAGAGGCCTGATGTGCCTTAGGGTAGAAAATGTTGCTACTTCATGTGCCTGTACTGATCTCATTGAAGTTCATAAACATGATCTTATTTCTAAATTCTAGGATTTTGGACATTGTTTCCTCCTATAATAAAGGATACATTGTCTGGCAAGAAGTGTTTGATAACAAAGCGCAGGTAAGATGGGAAAATAAATAAGATACTCTCGCATAACAGCAAAATATTGTGGAAGGCTTCCAAAGTAGACTATTAAGTAGTTATGGTTGTGTCTCTTAAGAGTTAAAGCAAGTCTGCTTACTTTAGCAAGTCTCCACAGCTTTGGGGTCTCCCTTGAAATTATCATTTATTGAACATGTAAAATATGTCGAACAGGAACACTAGCATTGAAGTGCTTTCTAAAGGTGAACACAGATAATACAATATGCTTTAGAGCATCAGAGTAAAGGGTAGGGAAGTTTCTATGAGTTTCCATATATTTTTCTCACATAAATGTGCGTCTGGTCTAGTAACACCAGATGCTCAGCTTTTCGGAGCTGCTTGGATAATTGGTGCATTTAGGAACTCTCTTGGGGCATTAACTGTCTGTAGTGTAACCTAGGCTTCACTTTAGCGTGAACTCTGTTTAAAACCAGCAAAGGGCTAACCAGCTTTAGActgtggggggaagaaaaaaaagacaagaggtAGCTTCTAAAATATTCCTCTTCAGAACAAAATACCCCCCTCCCAGTTTTGAAATGTCATCCTTTTTCCTGACAACAGCAGTTAGGATTGTCTTTAatgttttgggatttttgtttttttttttttttttcccttttagctGAAACCAGACACTGTAGTTCAAGTGTGGATGGAAAACAACTATGCTCATGAACTGAGCAGTGTCACTGGAGCTGGGTTTACTGCTATCCTGGCAGCTCCGTGGTACTTAGACTACATTAGTTATGGACAAGACTGGAAGAAGTACTACAGCATTGAACCACTTGACTTCCCTGGTTTGTTACTTCTTCTATATGCATGTTCTGTGCATGAAAGTCTTTGGTGCATAGTAAGGTGTAAACAGAAAGAATAAGGCTCTTCAGAGTGGTCATACAGTCACTGTGATCAGATATGCTGTAATCAAAGGACCTTAATGTCAGCTAGAACTCTGGAAAattctcaaataaaaaaatgcaactttcaGTTTCTCACAGGAAAAAGTATGACCTTCCTCAAGCATTTGGCACTGGTGACTGTGTGACACAGGATGCTGTACTAGGTGGACAGATGCATCATGCATTAGGGGCAGAGTTGTGCAAAATGGCTGTTGGTAGATGGACATTGAATTCATATGTTAGCAAGCTTCTAGAGCATTAGACTGTTCTAGAAAAAGACATGTTCTCTTCCTCTGGCTAAAGCCAATACAAACATCTTAATGCTCTGCGCGGGGCTTTCATTTTGTGCAAGGTAGCTCAGAGCTGATTAGGGAGAACACTTGACTTATGTAGCTTTTTCAAAGAATGTTCTGTGTGTAATTGAATGAACAGTTTCAATCAGGACTGAAATCTCTGAAGAATGTCAGAACGCTGAGGAATGTTCTCGGAGGATAAAAGTTAAAATCCTTTCTGACAGAGAAGGGAAGTGGATTCTTTGGGCAAATGGCCTGGTGGTTCTCACATTCAGTAACAAGACTACCAAAATGTCAAGTTAGTGTCCAGAATTGATATTTTGTATGATAAAGCAAACAATTGAACAGCAATCCTCTCTGAGTATTGGAAAGTGAAATTTTTTATATATGCCCATCTTCTGGGCAAATAGAAATTCTAACTTTCTGCTTTGAATTCAGgatctgaaaaacagaagcagcttttaaTAGGTGGAGAGGCCTGCCTGTGGGGGGAATTTGTGGATGCAACTAACCTCACACCAAGATTATGGTATGAACTGTTTTATCTTTAGATTTTAGAAAGCCAGCTACAAGAAACATTAATTAATCCAACAGGACTGTATGTTAGTGGTAACAGTGCTCTATACTGAACCTGAGCAGCTATAAAAATTGATGCTTTTAGATATAAGACCTGGCATTAAAAACTTTATTCTTGGTTATAGACTATACCTGCTCTAAAACTCAGTATATCTTTACAGGCCTCGAGCAAGTGCTGTAGGGGAAAGACTCTGGAGCAGCAGGAATGTGACCAACTTGCAGGATGCCTACAAAAGATTGACTAATCATCGATGCCGCATGCTCCGGTAAGATTAATAGCTATAGTAAAGCTTGGTTCTCATGCCTTATAACCAAGGGAGTTCAAGTACAGGCTCAAATTGCTGGCCTGGAAGTGAAGGGAGGAGAGCTAGCAGTCTAATCTGGCTATGTAAACGTCAGCCCATGTGTTTTTGTATCctcagaagaggaagaacagataTATTAAGACAGGAGTTCTAGACAGTTTTCATAACTCATTAACTTTCTTCAGTGAAATACTAGAATTCATCTATGACTCTCTTTCCtctaaagaaaaaaccaacaccaTGATTGACTTACTTCAGACAAAAAGGATATTGAAGGGTATGTGGGAGGTGTACACAGGAGAAAAAGtagacttttacttttttttttattattatttatttattataaataatgaAAGACATGCAGCAGGCAATCAAGTGGAGCTCTTTGCATGAGAGGTGAGTTTGAGTGAGCTGTTCTTCCAGGTATTGCCTTAGTGTAAGGACTGAAAGGGGTGGATAAGGAGTCCCTGATGAATTAAATTTCACTTATGGCTACTGTAAACAAAGTCAGCTCATAACATACTATTCTCTGCAGCTCTTTCCTAAAAAGTACCTAGGCAAGTTACTGGTTAATTTTTGCTAGCGCTGTCTTTGTATATTTGCAGTTGTAGAGATGAGTGCTTTCTAGGTCTTAAGTCCGAGTTTGACTCCACTTTTAAAAGTATGCAGTCAGAGAGCCTTTTAGGTTTTCCCGAATGCTGCTGCAAAGTTGGACTGCAGCAAGAATGCAACATGCCATTTAATTTCTCTACAAAAGTTTATGACAAATCATTGAAAATCCCAACAGTGTGAAGAAGTATTTCAATGTAGATACAAATTAGGTTTTTAGAGAACAAGATACAATGGCAGTTAGTCAGCACGCAAAACTCAAGTACTCTCCTCACACTCTTGTAGATGTGTCAGCATGATTATCTGCTGGAATCACTTACTTTTAGCTTGCAGTATGAATTAGCTCTTTAATTAATCAAGGTAGGAGTGACTGAAAGATAAGTTTTGGCTTGTTGGGTTTATTTCAAGCTGGCTTTAAATAATGCTATAGGAAAATAGTTATATGTAAATTGTGTTATCTCAGTCATGAGAAAAATAGATACATTAAGGGAGAGTTAACAAATGCGTTCTAAAAACAAGATtaaagggctttaaaaaaaacttatGTCCTACCACTTAACTGGATGGTGCATCTCTTGATGAGGCTTGGAGGAAACACTGATACAACTGAACAGTGAAGTGTACGGTGGCTGTACCTCTAGGATTAGGGTTTTACAGTGAACTAAGCCATGCTGCTCCTGGATCTGGTTAACTATTGCCACATCTCCACCTTCTTCCTTAACGCTGGCACCTGTATTGCTGTATGTAGAGCTGATCCAGATGACTGCAGCTGCTCTGGTAGTGCTAGCATGAGATACAAAATGCAGGGGCAGACTAAGGACTACTCCATGCACTTGTTGCACTTTTTCCTTAAACTACTTTCTCGTGCTGAAACTGCTTTGCTGGCATATAAACTTACGGTGAACAACTCCTGTTACAAACAGACTGCCTTAATAAAAGGACATATCCTCCTGAGAATGATTCCTTTTGTATAGGCTTTGAACCACAAAAACACTAGAGAAACCATTCCCTTTCCACTGATAAAATGACCATTCCTTGGAGCTGCAGTTATGTTGCCTTTCATGTCTATGGGGCTTCCTTACCATTGTGTGAACTCAGCTGATTTAATCAGGTTGTTGTGAAGTCTTGGAGCGTGTGCAAAGGACTCTGTCCCTGCTACCATTTTTATATGAGGTATATATAGACTGTGGCAGCTGTAGCAGGCTAAGGAGCTTTTCCAAGTGGAACAGCTCCGGCTTGCTCTGCAGCAGGGTACCCGGCAGTGAGGGAATGGGTAGGTAGAACTTTGTAACAGCTAGATCCAAGGTCATTGGAAGAACAAGTAGCTCTGCCTATCCAAGGCTGAGGCCACTGCTGTTGAAATAGTACCATGAAAGCAGTAGCTGCTATTCAGATCTAAACTCACTTCCGGTAGGAGGATACAGCAGCCCAAATTGCAAATAGTGATGGGAGAAGGGAAACAAACAGGTGGGTGTATATTCCAGAGACCTAGACAACAACCCTGTCTTTTACTAAGGGGAAGTCTTGCCTAGGGGCAAGCAGTAGTTCAGCTGAGCTATTTCATTATCCagtttcttccactgcagctcTAAGTGCAATTTAAACACCAATATACATTATCCTACAAATCACTATAGCAGTACTATCTAGGTCTTAAATATCCAAGAGGCAGAATTTTGACTACAACTACTTTAACTCTGAAACATCTTTTTATACTATCTTACTGCACCATCATAAGctaaaggggttttttgtttgtttttaaagcaacatAAGAACAGAATAATTTATGTTAGTGTAGCTGAAAAAAGTTCTGTTTACTGGAAATGGCTCCccagaaaaatgaatgaaaatgacaTAGTTAGAGCTGCATATGAAGGAAACATTGGGGCTGGGAGGCGAGTGTGCAAATGTCAACTGActcatattttcatattcttgTGACTTCTCTTCAATAAAAGCAATAGATTTTGCAGAACATCAGGACAACCAGCCCTTGAATTTAAGCTTTTCAACCTGTTTTCTAATACCCTAGTCCTCTGATTGAAACAGATAATTGATTGTACTGAAGTAAAAATCAACTGTTGAATAGGGCCCTTTTCCACTCCCCAAATAGGCCATCTGTTATTTCTTGGAAGTAGTTTGTTTAGACCAAGATTAAAATAGAGTGCCAGTATCTCTCTTCCTGCCTACACAACCAGCcacattattttattataatcatACACATTCCCCTTTATTTTAACAGCCGTGGAGTAGCAGCTGAACCTGTGTTTGTTGGATACTGCCCCCATGAAGCAAGAGGGCAGTAACTGCTGCAACGACTTCTAGTCAACAACCTGAAGTGCCTCTGGGGTATGAATATAGGTACTTGTAGTTTGATATTTGAACCAAGGCTTaaacttttcactttaaaaataaagttattttacaTTCTTCTTGGAGTAAAAATGGTGGGGTTTAGCTTTCATTAGAAATAGGGATTCTTCACTGTGAAATCCTGAAACTTGATACCATGGAGTTACCAATTCCAGTTTCCTTACATTCTAAATTGAGGGAAAATAAACACAAGTTGCTATTTAAATAAAGAGGAAATTCTCTTTTTATGTCAAAGTATCTTATAATTTGCCACTTTTCTATATAACCAGGTAATTACAAATCAGAACTGACTTGTAACACATAGCAAATCAGAACCATTACAGCTTAAATCACTCAAAAAACCCCTCCTCCCTCAACATACTCCAGGGTGGTAGGTAGGGATTGCTCTCAGGGGCAAACTctgtatttcttgtattttttgcacagatCTTACTCAATTTGCAGAAGTATCCATTCCACTTATTTGCTAAAaagctgtcctgggttcagctgggatagagttaatttttacaggaacctgggaggtgggggggcatagctggggcagctgacctgaactagccaaggagctattccattcggtgggggaagtggcggagcgtcgggttccgggtggtgagcagttccactgtgcatcactctttttgtatattctttcattagtaccgttgttgttgtaacttctttttttttttttccttttgtgttgtcccagtaaactgcccttatctcaaccctcgaggttccgtttttttttcttttctctcctccatctcctccctatcccaccggcggggggcgggaggagtgagcgagtggctgcgtggtcctttgttactggctgggctgaaaccacgacagtcctttttggcacccagcGTGGGGcctgaagggttgagataacgacagatctggccaaagcatgttgaaacaaatttgtcatacgcattttcttatattagataaatagatgttagtcacaacgttggttcatttgtttacatggtggcgttttgtaagttcttatatgctctatgtattgcctgtagttacgtttatcacctctgggagagtgactgggattatcattttgctgtactgggcaatgtcgacttgtgaaatgattacatcactggtcatgaggttaagctggtatctgtatgaggcagtgatatcatttccatactgcaggcaccttctatcggattttattggtaattacactcaatccatggggaagttagggggggatacttccccctgtccattcgcctcccttctctccttccgactaattacaacagcttttgagaattttgaatatccttgggatgcgcaagccagtgtgctgttagtgctacgcctcctgaatatgtttcaggtcttgtttagggctacaaaaaggctctttaagagtaccacccagagatctgccccaaagctggatattcatgggtggcacggcatgtgggaggatatgggc is from Harpia harpyja isolate bHarHar1 chromosome Z, bHarHar1 primary haplotype, whole genome shotgun sequence and encodes:
- the HEXB gene encoding beta-hexosaminidase subunit beta, translated to MGRVMGLAGLLLGLFLLPAVLVSTTLRHGAPRSEPQPESAPAPEPAEWEPASGAVPEDSLWPLPQWLRTSRRQLQLAPGRFQLVHGAGSSAGPACGLLQDAFRRYYEYMFGQSRRRKRGRRPLGARAEPELSQLQVVIESRDPGCQSYPHLASSEAYHLTVTEPVAILKADEVWGALRGLETFSQLVHEDDYGSFLVNESEIDDFPRFAHRGILLDTSRHYLPLKSILTNLDAMAFNKFNVLHWHIVDDQSFPYQSIYFPELSDKGAYSYNHIYTPTDVHLVIEYARLRGIRVVPEFDTPGHTQSWGKGQKDLLTPCYNGEQPSGSFGPVNPILNTTYDFMTKFFKEISSVFPDAYIHLGGDEVNFDCWKSNPEVKEFMKQQGFGIDYAKLESYYIQKILDIVSSYNKGYIVWQEVFDNKAQLKPDTVVQVWMENNYAHELSSVTGAGFTAILAAPWYLDYISYGQDWKKYYSIEPLDFPGSEKQKQLLIGGEACLWGEFVDATNLTPRLWPRASAVGERLWSSRNVTNLQDAYKRLTNHRCRMLRRGVAAEPVFVGYCPHEARGQ